TGCGGTTAAATGGTTTTCCGTCCAGTTCTCCTTCAAAGAAATACTGTCTGAATTCCGGGCGAACGGATTCAAAAAGATAACGCATCCGTCCTACCAGCGGGTAGTTACGGCGAATAGAATGCTTGGACTGAAAGGTATCAACTGCAATAACCGCAAGAATAGCAATAGGAATTAAAAGGACTTCCCAGGCGATATTGTGGAATTGAACAAGATACAATCCTGTTAAAAGTAACAAAATAGTGACGAACCAGATAATTTGGCGTGCAACCAACGTTGCAAAAAACTTTTTAGATGTCATGATAAATAAGCAAAAGCGTCCGACAGATCTTTCTATCGAATTAAATTAATTTACTGTATAAAGTTTGAAAGGAATGTACCCGCGTATATATAAAAAAGAAAAAACTGTTATATACGGGGTCTAATTAATGAAGGCTTTGTTGTGTGAAAATAGGACAGCCACACTGCGTTTCCTTGCAGAAAACAGTGGCCTGATTACCGTTAAAGTCTGATTGCTCAACATAGCTGGTATATTTACACAGCGCAAAGGTAGCTAATTTTTTTAGATAAGCATCATTTCCATTTAATATTGCAGCCCAAACTGGGTTTTTGTTCCGGATTGATAACCCGGTTGTAAATAACACCGTCTATTGCGCCTCTTAAATCGCTGCCACTTAGCGGAATTCCGTTGGCCGGTCTGCTGTCGTCCAGCTGTCCGCGGTACACCAATCTGTCCAGGTTGTCAAATAGATAAAAATCCGGCGTACAGGCAGCATCATAATTTCTGGCAGCAAGCTGGTTCTCATCATACAGGTATGGAAACTCAAACTTATTCTCAAAAGCAAATTCCGTCATCAGCTCCGGAGCATCCTGCGGATAATTCACCACATCATTACTGGATATGGCAATAAAACCGATACCCTGAACGCGATAGTCATTAGCAATGCGGACAACTTCGTCGATAACATGATGTACAAAAGGGCAGTGGTTACAGATAAACATGACTACGGTGCCCTTTTCTCCTTTTAAATCGGAGAAGGAATAATAAGCCGCTGCCGAATTGGTATCTTTTAAATAAAATTCAGGTGCTATGGTTCCAAGCGGTAACATGTTTGACGGAGTACGTGCCATTTGTAAAATGTAGTATAATTATTAAAAGAGTTAAAGATAAATAAATGTAAAATGATTTGCTAATTTTGGAAAACGAATAGTTTAAAATTAATTATGGAACAAGAAACAATAAGCTGGGGTGATTTTGAAAAAGTAGAAATGAGAGTGGGTACCATACTGGAAGTCAATGATTTTCCGGAAGCCCGAAAACCGGCCTTTCAGTTAACGATCGATTTCGGAGCAGTAATAGGTATCCGCAAATCGTCTGCACAAATTACCAAACGATATACAAAAGACGTTTTAATAGGAAGACAAATTGTAGCTGTGGTTAATTTCCCTAAAAAACAAATTGGAAAATTCATGAGCGAGTGCCTCGTTTTAGGCGCGGTTCCCGAAGAGGGAGATGTTATTTTACTGGCTCCGGATTTTAAAGTTGAAAACGGTTCCAGAATAGCGTAATATAAAAGGGAGTAGTTTAGGCTCCCTTTAATTTTTTATAGTCTTCACTAAGCAATGGTATTCACAATAACCACAAGCGATACTACGGATATAAAAAGCCATAACAGGACACCCTGAGCCAAAGGTTTTATACCGGCTTTTTTCAGTGATTCTTTTGTTAATCCGGCTCCGATCAGGAACAGGGTTATTGTCAGTCCTTTTTTTGCCAGCATGACAATGACTTCGTTTATTGGCTGGAAAGCGGGAAAATAGCTGTTGAAAAGCATGGCCGCAATAAACAGGAAGATAAAATACGGAACGGCTACCTTACTTTCCTTATTTTTAAAAACCAGTGCTGTTACAACCGAAACCGGTATGATCCATAAGGCACGTTGCAGTTTTACAGTAGTGGCTATCTGTAAGGCTTCGTCGCCAAACCGCTGGGCGGCTCCAACCACAGAACTGGTATCGTGAATGGCAATGGCACACCACATCCCAAATTGCGGCTGACTTAAATGAAAGACATGTCCCAACAGCGGAAAGACGAATAATGCTATTGAATTAAGGATAAAGATCGTTGCCAGAGAAACGGATATTTCTTCTTCTCCGGCTTTAACAACCGGACTCAGGGCAGCAATGGCGCTTCCGCCGCAAATAGCGGTTCCGGAGGAAATTAAAAAACTGGTTTTCCGGTTAATCGCAAACAGCTTCCCGACAAGCAATCCGACGATCAATGTTGTAGTGATGGATACTATGGTGAAGAGAAAACCTTCCTTTCCGGTTTTGACCGCTTCGGTAATGTTCATTCCGAAACCCAGACCCACCACCGAAAACTGCAATAATATCCTGGTGGCACTGTGGCTGAATTTCTGAAAAGGATTGCCCAGGAACAAAGTGAGCAGGAAACCCGACAATAAAGCTATTGGCGGTGAAAAGAAAGGGAAAAGACATAAAATGATAAAAATGCTGAAAAACAGTATTTTGATTTTGTTTTCTGGGCTGGTTGATTCCATGATTTGTTTTGTTGTTTGTAAGCACAAAATTCGGAATATATACAGCACCAGACCAATGATAAATAGTTATAAGCTATAACTTCCGGTTATACTGTTTTGGGTAAACCGCATAAAGATTTCCGGGATGCGCTCCGTTTTTCCTTGTAAATGAGCGAAATAAAAAATGCGCTTGATGTCGAGGTCTTCAATGTCAATAACTTTAAATTCGCCGTTGACAATTTCTTTGCTAACGGCCGTAATGGACACAAAGGCAATACAATTGGAATTTGCCAGAAAGGATTTTATACTTTCGGTACTGCCCAAATGCATAATAACATTCAGGTCTTTCAGGTGAACGGAATGCTTGCCCAGTTCGTGTAAAATAATATCAAGACTGCCGGAACCGGCTTCTCTTAATACCAGCGGTGTTTTTAAAAATTCCGCCATGCTGAGGTTGTCTTTGTCAGCCAGTTTTTGAGAAGTGTGCACAACGGCTACAATTTCATCCTTTAAAAAAGGCGTGTATTTTAAGGCTACATTTTTTGATTTTCCTTCCACAATTCCCAAAGCTACTTTTTTCTGGATAACGGCTTTTTCAATTTTTTCGGTATTGGCATTGATAAGCGAAATCCGGATATCCGGAAAATGTCTGTAAAAATTAGCCAGAACGGGAGGAAGGATATACTGGCTTAGCGTGGTACTGGCGCCCAGCTGCAGTTCACCGGAATGGCGTTCTTTTAAAAGACTTAAATCGAAATGGATCCTTTTGTAAATTTCAAAAATATCTTCCGAGTGATTGAAAAGCAGCTGCCCGGCTTCGGTTAATTCGATCTTATTGCCTTTTCTTTCAAACAAACGGATGTCAAATTCAGATTCCAGCTCTTTGATGTTTTTGGTAACGGCAGGCTGGGTAATGCATAACTCTTCGGAAGCTTTTGTAAAGCTCAGATGCCTGGCGACTGTATGAAAGATTTTTAAGCGGGTATCCGACATGACTTCAATTTGGAGTAACTATTCAAAGATACGACTTATAGTTTTTTATTTCAGAATACTTCGCCTTGCTTTTTTCAGGATATAGGCTGTTTCTTTAGAATTGTTTTCCTTTTCCCATTTTTTACAGAGGCTGACCACAAATTCCGGTCTTGTTTTGGAAGCATCGTTAAGCCAGTTACCAACACTGTCGCGCACATATTTGGAAGTATCGGCTTTTAAAGGTTCCAATATGGGTAAGGCTAATTCCGGAGTTTCCTTTAACGCTTCGATATGTTTGCACCACACGCCTCTCGGCCTGATGGACTCA
This region of Flavobacterium inviolabile genomic DNA includes:
- a CDS encoding thioredoxin family protein, whose protein sequence is MARTPSNMLPLGTIAPEFYLKDTNSAAAYYSFSDLKGEKGTVVMFICNHCPFVHHVIDEVVRIANDYRVQGIGFIAISSNDVVNYPQDAPELMTEFAFENKFEFPYLYDENQLAARNYDAACTPDFYLFDNLDRLVYRGQLDDSRPANGIPLSGSDLRGAIDGVIYNRVINPEQKPSLGCNIKWK
- a CDS encoding YeiH family protein, with protein sequence MESTSPENKIKILFFSIFIILCLFPFFSPPIALLSGFLLTLFLGNPFQKFSHSATRILLQFSVVGLGFGMNITEAVKTGKEGFLFTIVSITTTLIVGLLVGKLFAINRKTSFLISSGTAICGGSAIAALSPVVKAGEEEISVSLATIFILNSIALFVFPLLGHVFHLSQPQFGMWCAIAIHDTSSVVGAAQRFGDEALQIATTVKLQRALWIIPVSVVTALVFKNKESKVAVPYFIFLFIAAMLFNSYFPAFQPINEVIVMLAKKGLTITLFLIGAGLTKESLKKAGIKPLAQGVLLWLFISVVSLVVIVNTIA
- a CDS encoding tRNA-binding protein, giving the protein MEQETISWGDFEKVEMRVGTILEVNDFPEARKPAFQLTIDFGAVIGIRKSSAQITKRYTKDVLIGRQIVAVVNFPKKQIGKFMSECLVLGAVPEEGDVILLAPDFKVENGSRIA
- a CDS encoding LysR family transcriptional regulator, whose product is MSDTRLKIFHTVARHLSFTKASEELCITQPAVTKNIKELESEFDIRLFERKGNKIELTEAGQLLFNHSEDIFEIYKRIHFDLSLLKERHSGELQLGASTTLSQYILPPVLANFYRHFPDIRISLINANTEKIEKAVIQKKVALGIVEGKSKNVALKYTPFLKDEIVAVVHTSQKLADKDNLSMAEFLKTPLVLREAGSGSLDIILHELGKHSVHLKDLNVIMHLGSTESIKSFLANSNCIAFVSITAVSKEIVNGEFKVIDIEDLDIKRIFYFAHLQGKTERIPEIFMRFTQNSITGSYSL